Part of the Streptomyces sp. NBC_00457 genome, GGAAGATCACGGCGAGGGCGCCCGCCGCGACGAGCAGCCCGGTGGCGAACGCGCCGGCCTGTTTGTCGTCCCGTTTGGCGATGATGGTGCGGAGCGTGAAGATCAGCAGCCAGACCAGGAGCCCGGGCAGGAACAGCACACCGCACAGCACCATGACCAGGCTCAGCAGTCTGTCGCGGTCCTTGCGGATGTTGTTCGCGGCCAGGCAGTGCTCGACGACGACCTGCGGTTCGCTGCCGAAGGACTGGATGAGCGGCTTGCGGCCGGGGCCCAGCATGCGGTCCACCACGGCCCGCGAGAAGGCCTCACCCAGGTTGGGCCGGAAGATCTTCGCCCACTTGAGGCCTTCCTTGACGGTGGTCTGGTGCCATTCGTTGTCGGCCTTCTTGATGTCGCCGACCAGATTGTCCCGATAGGCCGCCGAGGCCAGCGCGAACGTCGCCGTCTGGTCCCCGTCGCCCGTGCGCGGCACCTGCGGACCGAAGATGTCCGCGTAGCCGCTGTCAAAGGTCATTCCCGCCCCCGATCGCCGCGATTCTCGCTTCTGCGGCCTTCCCGACTTCCTTGCCCTGCACACCTGTTGATCAGGTCTTCAGCGTATCCGCAGGCACTGACACCCGTCGGCGGACGGTCGAAAGCCCCTCTTTTAGGCTCGTTCGCCTCCGGGGCGCTCCAGCCGGTGTCGAGAGTCCGACCGTGCTCAGCGCTTCGCGCCTCCGCGCGCTCGGACTCTCGACACCGGCACGCCCCTACGGCTCACTCGCGTCGCCGACGCGGAGGGGAGCGTTCCGTGCAGCCTGCCGATGTCTCCAACTATGAGGCGGCGCGCTCCTGTTCACGGATCCTTTCGGAGATCTGCGGCGGCATCGGCTCGTGCCGGGCGTACGAACGGTTGAAGCGCGCTGTGCCGTGCGACAGGGACCGCAGGTCGACGGCGTACCGGCCGATCTCGATCTCCGGCACCTCGGCCCGTACGAGGGTCCGCGCGCCGGTCGTCTGCTCGGTGCCCAGTACCCGGCCGCGCCGCCCCGACAGGTCGCTCATCACGGCGCCCACATAGTCGTCGCCGACCAGGACGGTCACCTCGGCCACCGGCTCCAGCAGATGGATCTTCGTGTCGGCCGCGGCCTCCCGCAGCGCCAGCGCGCCCGCCGTCTGGAACGCGGCGTCGGAGGAGTCCACGGAGTGCGCCTTGCCGTCGAGGAGCGTCACCCGGATGTCGACGAGCGGGTGTCCGGCCGCAACTCCCCTGGCGGCCTGGGCCCTTACGCCCTTCTCGACCGACGGGATGAACTGCCGCGGCACCGCACCGCCGACCACCTTGTCCACGAACTCGATGCCCGAGCCGCCCGGCAGCGGCTCCACCTCGATCTCGCAGATCGCGTACTGCCCGTGCCCGCCGGACTGCTTCACATGCCGGCCGCGCCCGGCGGACTTGTCCGCGAACGTCTCCCGTAGGGAGACCTTGTGCCCGATCACGTCGACCTGCACGCCGTACCGGCTGCGCAGCCGCTCCAGCGCGACGTCCGCGTGCGCCTCGCCCAGGCACCACAGCACCACCTGGTGGGTGTCCTGGTTCTGCTCGAGCCGCATCGTCGGATCCTCGGCGACCAGCCGGGACAGGCCCTGCGAGAGCTTGTCCTCGTCGGCCTTGCTGTGCGCCTGGATCGCCAGCGGCAGCAGCGGGTCGGGCATCTGCCAGGGCTCCATCAGGAGGGGGTCGTCCTTGGCCGAGAGCGTGTCGCCGGTCTCCGCGCGGCTCAGCTTCGCCACGGACGCCAGGTCCCCGGCGATGCAGTGGGTGAGCGTGCGCTGCTGCTTGCCGAACGGTGCGGACAGGGCGCCGATCCGTTCGTCGACGTCGTGGTCCTCATGCCCCCGGTCGGCGAGTCCGTGCCCGGAGACATGCACGGTCGCGTCGGGGCGCAGGGTGCCGGAGAAGACGCGCACCAGGGAGACCCGGCCGACGTACGGGTCGGACGCCGTCTTCACGACCTCGGCGACCAGCGGCCCGTCCGGGTCGCAGAGCTTCAGCTCGCGCGGCTTGCCGTCGACGGTGGTGACCCGGGGTGCCTCGCGCTCCAGGGGGGTCGGGAAGCCGCGTGTGACCAGTTCCAGCAGCTCGACCGTGCCGAGTCCCTGCCGGGCGCCGTCGGCCGCGGGGGCGGCGGCCAGGACGGGGAAGAAGACCCCGCGCGCGACGGCCCGTTCCAGGTCGTCGATCAGCGTCTTGACGTCGATGCTCTCGCCGCCGAGATACCGGTCCATGAGGGTCTCGTCCTCGCTCTCCGAGATGATCCCCTCGATCAGCCGGTTGCGGGCCTCCTCGATCAGCGGCAGCCGCTCCGGATCCGGATCCGACTCCTTGCGCTCGCCGGTCGAGTAGTCGAACAGCTTCTGCGACAGCAGCCCGATCAGCCCGGTCACGGGCGCGTGCCCGTCGGGCCCCTGCGGACCGTGCAGCGGCAGATACAGCGGCAGGACGGCGTCGGGGTCGTCCCCGCCGAAGGCCTCCGCGCAGATCCGCGTCATCTCCTCGTAGTCGGCGCGCGCGGCCTCCAGGTGCGTGACGACGATCGCGCGGGGCATGCCGACGGCAGCGCACTCCTCCCACACCATGCGGGTCGAGCCGTCCACCCCGTCCGACGCGGAGACGACGAAAAGGGCCGCGTCCGCCGCTCGCAGACCGGCCCTCAGCTCTCCGACGAAGTCGGCGTATCCGGGGGTGTCGAGGATGTTGACCTTGATGCCGTCCCATTCGACGGGCACCAGGGAGAGCTGCACCGAACGCTGCTGCCGGTGCTCGATCTCGTCGTAGTCCGAAACGGTGCCGCCGTCCTCCACACGGCCCGCCCGGTTCACTGCCCCCGCTGTGAGTGCGAGGGCTTCCACCAACGTGGTCTTGCCCGATCCGCTGTGGCCGACCAGCACCACATTCCGTACGGACGCGGGGTGGTCGGCCGCTGTTGCCCTGCCGGCGGCTCCGGGGTGTGCGTTCGCCTTGTCGCCCATGGCCTTGCCTCCCGTGCACGGTGAGGTCTCTGTGGGCGCGGACACGCGGCTCCACGTGCGGTGGCGGCTCCGGCGACGCCCGCGGTCCTTCGAGCTTTCCACTCCCGTCACGGTGCGTCCATACGAGGGACGCGATCTGGCCGCCCGCCGTCTGTTGCGGACGGTGGCCGGTGGCGGGTGCCCGGACGTCGCCGACACGCGCGCGTGGCTACGATGGGCCAGCCGGTGGCCAGCAGGGGCCGTCCGGCGACACCGAGCCCTCGGGAAGGCCATGCTGAACAAGTACGCGCGTGCATTCTTCACGCGTGTCCTCACACCGTTCGCCGCGTTTCTCATCCGTCGCGGGGTCAGCCCCGACACGGTGACGCTCCTCGGCACCGCCGGAGTGGTCGCGGGAGCGCTGGTCTTCTACCCGATGGGCGAGTTCTTCTGGGGCACGGTCGTGATCACGCTGTTCGTGTTCTCCGACCTCGTCGACGGCAATATGGCCCGCCAGCTCGGCCGCTCCAGCCGCTGGGGCGCCTTCCTGGACTCCACGCTCGACCGGGTCGCCGACGGCGCGATCTTCGGCGGCTTCATCCTCTGGTACGCGGGGGGCGGCGACGACCTCGTGCTGTGCGCCGTCTCGATCTTCTGCCTGGCCAGCGGCCAGGTGGTGTCGTACACCAAGGCCCGCGGCGAGTCGATCGGCCTGCCGGTCGCGGTCAACGGGCTGGTCGAGCGTGCCGAGCGGCTGGTGATCTCCCTGGTCGCCGCCGGTCTCGCGGGCCTGCACGACTTCGGTGTGCCCGGTATCCAGTACCTGCTGCCGGTCGCCCTGTGGGTCGTCGCCGTCGGCAGCCTGGTGACGCTGATCCAGCGGGTCGTCACGGTCCGCCGGGAGTCGGCCGAGGCGGACGAGGCCGCCGCGCGGGAAAATGCCTCCCAAGGGAGTGAGGCGGCGAAGTGAGCGCCCAGGATCGGCTGACGGACGCGCTGTACGGGATCGGCTGGAGCACGGTCAAGAAGCTCCCCGAGCCGGTCGCCGTACGACTGGGGAACGCGATCGCCGACGCCGCCTGGAAGCGGCGCGGCAAGGGCGTACTGCGGCTGGAGAGCAACTACGCGCGCGTGGTGCCGGGCGCGAGCCCGGAGCGCCTCGCCGAGCTCTCGCGCGCGGGCATGCGCTCGTATCTGCGGTACTGGATGGAGTCGTTCCGGCTGCCGGCCTGGAGCGCCGAGCGCATCAGGAACGGCTTCGAGGTCAAGGACATCCACCACCTCACGGACGGCCTCGCCGCCGGCCGCGGCGTCGTCCTGGCCCTGCCCCACCTGGGCAACTGGGACCTGGCCGGCGCCTGGGTCACCACCCAGCTGAAGACGCCCTTCACCACGGTCGCCGAGCGCCTGAAGCCCGAGACGCTGTACGACCGTTTCGTCGCCTACCGCGAAGGCCTCGGCATGGAGGTCCTGCCGCACACCGGCGGCACCGCCTTCGGCACCCTGGCCCGGCGGCTGCGTGACGGCGGGCTGGTCTGTCTGGTCGCCGACCGTGACCTGTCCGCCTCCGGTGTCGAGGTCGAGTTCTTCGGCGACACGGCCCGGATGCCCGCCGGACCCGCACTGCTCGCCCAGCAGACGGGCGCGCTTCTGCTGCCGGTGACGCTCTGGTACGACGGCTCGCCCGTCATGCGGGGTCGCGTTCACCCGCCGATCGAGGTACCCGAGGCAGGTACGAAGTCCGAGAAGACGTCTGTCATGACACAGGCGTTGGCGGATGCCTTCGCCGGCGGGATCGCCGACCATCCGGAGGACTGGCACATGCTGCAGCGACTGTGGCTCGCCGACCTGGAACCCCGACCGTCCGACGGGGAGCGGCCGTGAGAATCGGCATCGTCTGCCCGTACTCCTGGGACGTGCCGGGCGGCGTCCAGTTCCATATCCGCGACCTCGCCGAGTACTTCATCCGCCTCGGCCACGAAGTGTCCGTCCTCGCACCCGCCGACGACGACACCCCGCTCCCGCCGTACGTCGTCTCGGCGGGCCGCGCGGTCCCGGTGCCGTACAACGGCTCGGTGGCCCGGCTGAACTTCGGCTTCCTGTCGGCCGCGCGGGTACGGCGCTGGCTGCACGACGGCGCCTTCGACGTGGTCCACATCCATGAGCCGTCCTCGCCCTCGCTCGGCCTGCTCACCTGCTGGGCGGCGCAGGGCCCGATCGTCGCGACCTTCCACACGTCCAACCCGCGCTCCCGGGCGATGCTCGCCGCGTACGCGATCCTCCAGGCCGCGCTGGAGAAGATCAGCGCGCGGATCGCCGTGAGCGAGTACGCCCGCCGCACCCTCGTGGAACACCTCGGCGGCGACGCGGTGGTGATCCCGAACGGCGTGGACGTCGACTTCTTCGCCAAGGCCGAGCCCAAGCCCGAGTGGCAGGGCGACACGATCGGCTTCATAGGGCGCATCGACGAGCCCCGCAAGGGGCTGCCGGTGCTGATCAAGGCGCTGCCGAAGATCCTCGCCGCCCGTCCGCAGACCCGGCTGCTGGTCGCGGGGCGCGGCGACGAGGAGGAGGCCGTGGAGAAGCTGCCCAAGGAGATGCGCTCCCGGGTCGAGTTCCTCGGCATGGTCAGCGACGAGGACAAGGCCCGTCTGCTGCGCAGCGTCGACCTGTACGTCGCCCCCAACACCGGCGGCGAGAGCTTCGGGATCATCCTGGTCGAGGCCATGTCGGCGGGAGCGCCGGTGCTCGCCTCGGATCTGGACGCGTTCGCGCAGGTACTCGACCAGGGCGCCGCCGGCGAGTTGTTCGCCAACGAGGACGCGAACGCCCTCGCCGAGCGCGCCGTACGCCTCCTCGAGGACCCCGAGCGCCGGGCCGAGCTGCGGGCACGCGGCAGCGCCCACGTCCGGAGGTTCGACTGGTCCACGGTCGGCGCGGACATCCTGTCGGTCTACGAGACGGTGACGGACGGGACGACGGCGGTGGCGGCCGCCGACGAGCGCTCGCCGGGGTTGCGGGCACGGCTGGGGCTGGCGCGCGACTGACCCGGCACGCGCGCGTGGGCCTGCCGGTCGGACGCTGACCACAGGTGCTCCACACGGCCCGGCTAACCTTGCCGCCCGTGACCGCAACCCTCATCTGGATCCTCGTCGCCCTCGTGGTGATCGGCCTCTACCTGAGCTGGACCGCAGGCAGGCTCGACCGGCTGCACGCCCGCATCGACGCCACCCGCGCCGCGCTCGACGCCCAACTGCTGCGCCGCGCCTCGGTGGCCCAGGAACTGGCGACCTCCGGTGTGCTCGATCCGGCCGCCTCGATCGTCCTGTACGAGGCCGCGCACGCCGCGCGGCAGGCCGAGGAGGAGCAACGCGAGGTCGCCGAGAGCGATTTGAGCCAGGCGCTCAGGGCCGTGTTCGCCGAGGCGCAGCAGGTGGAGGCGGTACGGGAGGCGCCCGGGGGAGAGGCGGCCACGCGTGAACTCACCGAGGCGGTACGCCGGGTGCCGATGGCCCGCCGCTTCCACAACGACGCCGTGGGAGCGGCCCGCAGGCTCCGGGAGCACCGCAAGGTGCGCTGGTTCCGGCTGGCCGGTCATGCGCCCTTCCCGCTGGCCTTCGAGATGGACGACGAGCCCCCGGCGGCCCTGATGGTGCGGGCCGCTTAGCCGCGCCCGCACCCAAAACGATCCACCGGCTCCTCATTGGCCCTTGCTGTGGCCTGGTCCCCTCGCGTTTCCTCGGTATTCGCAGAAACCCTCTTTCACCGAGCGAGGTCACACGTGTCCAGCACGCTTCCCCACTCCGCCCAGACGCCCGAGACCGGCACCGCGCGCGTGAAGCGCGGCATGGCCGAGCAGCTCAAGGGCGGCGTGATCATGGACGTCGTCACGCCGGACCAGGCGAAGATCGCCGAGGACGCCGGCGCCGTGGCCGTCATGGCGCTGGAGCGGGTCCCGGCCGACATCCGCAAGGACGGCGGCGTGGCCCGTATGTCCGACCCGGACATGATCGAGGGCATCATCGAGGCCGTCTCCATCCCGGTCATGGCCAAGTCCCGCATCGGCCACTTCGTCGAGGCCCAGGTGCTGCAGTCCCTCGGCGTCGACTACATCGACGAGTCCGAGGTGCTCACCCCGGCCGACGAGGTCAACCACTCCGACAAGTGGGCGTTCACGACCCCCTTCGTCTGCGGTGCCACCAACCTGGGCGAGGCCCTGCGCCGCATCGCCGAGGGTGCGGCCATGATCCGCTCCAAGGGCGAGGCCGGCACCGGCAACGTCGTCGAGGCCGTCCGCCACCTGCGCCAGATCAAGAACGAGATCGCCCGTCTGCGCGGCTACGACAACAACGAGCTGTACGCCGCCGCCAAGGAGCTGCGTGCCCCGTACGAGCTCGTCAAGGAGGTCTCGGAGCTGGGCAAGCTGCCGGTGGTCCTCTTCTCCGCCGGTGGTGTCGCCACCCCGGCCGACGCCGCGCTGATGCGCCAGCTCGGCGCCGAGGGCGTCTTTGTCGGCTCCGGCATCTTCAAGTCCGGCGACCCGGCCAAGCGTGCCGCCGCCATCGTGAAGGCGACCACCTTCTACGACGACCCCAAGATCATCGCGGACGCGTCCCGCAACCTCGGCGAGGCCATGGTCGGCATCAACTGCGACACCCTCCCCGAGGCCGAGCGCTACGCGAACCGGGGCTGGTGATGACCGCTCCCGTAGTCGGAGTGCTCGCGCTCCAGGGCGACGTACGGGAGCACCTCGTCGCCCTGGCCGCGGCCGGTGCCGTGGCCAGGCCGGTGCGGCGCCCCGAAGAGCTCGCCGGGATCGACGGCCTGGTCCTGCCCGGCGGCGAGTCCACCACCATCTCGAAGCTGGCGGTCCTCTTCGGCGTGATGGACCCCCTCCGCGCGCGCGTGCGGGACGGCATGCCCGTCTACGGCACCTGCGCGGGCATGATCATGCTCGCCGACAAGATCCTCGACCCGCGCTCGGGCCAGGAGACGATCGGCGGCATCGACATGATCGTGCGTCGCAACGCCTTCGGCCGGCAGAACGAGTCCTTCGAAGCGGCCGTCGAGGTGCGGGGCATCGCGGGCGATCCTGTGGAGGGCGTCTTCATCCGCGCCCCCTGGGTGGAGTCCGTCGGCGCCGCGGCCGAGGTACTCGCCGAGCACGACGGCCACATCGTCGCGGTCCGTCAGGGCAACGCGCTGGCCACGTCGTTCCACCCGGAACTGACCGGCGACCACCGCGTGCACGGCCTGTTCGTCGACATGGTGCGCGCGTACCGGACGACGGAGTCCTTGTAGGATCTGGAGGTCTCCCAGGCCCTTAAGATCTGGGGGAGTTCGTTCGGAGATGGGTTACGCGAAGGAGACAGGCAGATGTCCGGCCACTCTAAATGGGCCACGACGAAGCACAAGAAGGCCGTGATCGATGCCAAGCGCGGCAAGCTCTTCGCGAAGCTGATCAAGAACATCGAGGTCGCGGCCCGCACCGGTGGCGCCGACCCCGATGGCAACCCGACGCTGTACGACGCCATCCAGAAGGCGAAGAAGTCGTCGGTCCCGAACAAGAACATCGACTCCGCGGTCAAGCGCGGCGCCGGCCTGGAGGCCGGTGGCGCCGACTACGAGACGATCATGTACGAGGGCTACGGCCCGAATGGCGTCGCCGTGCTCATCGAGTGCCTCACCGACAACCGCAACCGCGCCGCCTCGGACGTCCGCGTCGCCATGACCCGCAACGGCGGCTCCATGGCCGACCCCGGCTCCGTGTCGTACCTCTTCAACCGCAAGGGCGTCGTGATCGTCCCCAAGGGCGAGCTGACCGAGGACGATGTCCTCGGTGCCGTGCTCGACGCGGGCGCCGAGGAGGTCAATGACCTCGGCGAGAACTTCGAGGTCATCAGCGAGGCCACCGACCTGGTCGCCGTCCGCACGGCCCTCCAGGACGCCGGCATCGACTACGAGTCCGCCGACGCGAACTTCGTCCCGACCATGCAGGTCGAACTGGACGAGGAGGGCGCCAAGAAGATCTTCAAGCTGATCGACGCGCTCGAGGACAGCGACGACGTCCAGAACGTCTTCGCCAACTTCGATGTGAGCGACGAGATCATGGAGAAGGTCGACGCGTAACGCTGCCGCGAGCCGAGCGGATTCGGCGGGCCGGGTGGGACACGTCCCACCCGGCCCGCCGTTGTTGTCAGTGGTACCCGATAGCCTGCACAAACAGGCGATCGAAGGGACGGTGCGGGGTTGCGCGTACTGGGGGTGGACCCGGGGCTGACGCGGTGCGGTGTCGGCGTGGTCGAAGGTGTCGCGGGCCGGCCCCTCACCATGCTCGGCGTCGGAGTCGTCCGCACGCCCGCGGACGCGGACCTGGGGCACCGTCTCGTCGCCATCGAGCAGGGCATCGAGCAGTGGCTGGACGAACACCGGCCCGAATTCGTCGCCGTGGAGCGGGTGTTCAGCCAGCACAACGTGCGGACGGTGATGGGCACGGCCCAGGCCAGCGCCGTGGCCATGCTCTGCGCCGCCCGCCGAGGCATCCCCGTCGCCCTGCACACCCCCAGCGAGGTCAAGGCCGCCGTCACCGGCAGCGGCCGCGCGGACAAGGCGCAGGTCGGCGCGATGGTCACCCGACTGCTGCGGCTCGACGCGCCCCCCAAGCCCGCCGACGCCGCCGACGCGCTCGCGCTCGCCATCTGCCACATCTGGCGGGCCCCCGCCCAGAACCGCCTCCAGCAGGCTGTCGCCCTGCACGCGGCAAAAACAACCGCATCGAAAGGTCGCCCGGCATGATCGCCTTCGTCAGCGGCACGGTCGCCGCCCTCGCCCCCGACGCTGCGGTGGTCGAGGTCGGCGGTGTCGGCATGGCCGTCCAGTGCACGCCGAACACCCTGTCCACGCTCCGGCTCGGTCAGCCCGCCAAGCTGCACACCTCGCTCGTGGTCCGAGAGGACTCGCTCACCCTGTACGGCTTCGCGGACGACGACGAACGGCAGACCTTCGAACTGCTCCAGACCGCCAGCGGAGTCGGCCCCCGCCTGGCCCAGGCCATGCTCGCCGTACACAGCCCGGACGCCCTGCGCCGAGCCGTCACGACAGCCGACGAGAAGGCACTCACCGCCGTCCCCGGCATCGGCAAGAAGGGCGCCCAGAAGCTGCTGCTGGAGCTGAAGGACCGCCTCGGCGAGCCGATCGGCGCCCCCGCGATGGGAACGGCGATCAGCAGCGGCTGGCGAGACCAACTGCACGCCGCGCTGATCGGACTGGGCTACGCCACCCGCGAAGCCGAAGAGGCCGTGGCCGCCGTGGCCCCGCAGGCCGAGGCGGCAGAGGGCACCCCGCCAGTGGGCCAGCTGCTGAAGGCCGCTCTCCAGACCCTCAACCGCGCCCGCTGACCCCCCGACCTCGAGGCATACGCAATGAACTGGGACGACCCGACCGACACCCCCGCCGCCGAGCGGCTGGTGGGGTCGGTCGCCGACCGTGAGGACCAGGCCGTCGAGGCCGCCCTGCGCCCCAAGGACCTGGACGAGTTCATCGGCCAGGAGAAGGTCCGCGAGCAACTCGACCTCGTCCTGCGGGCCGCACGCGCGCGTGGCGCCACCGCCGACCATGTGCTGCTCTCCGGCGCCCCCGGCCTCGGCAAGACCACCCTCTCGATGATCATCGCGGCCGAGATGGGCGCCCCGATCCGCATCACCAGCGGCCCCGCCATCCAGCACGCCGGCGACCTCGCCGCGATCCTGTCCTCGCTCCAGGAGGGCGAGGTCCTCTTCCTCGACGAGATCCACCGCATGTCCCGGCCCGCCGAGGAGATGCTCTACATGGCGATGGAGGACTACCGCGTCGACGTCATCGTCGGCAAGGGCCCGGGCGCCACCGCCATCCCGCTCGAACTTCCGCCCTTCACCCTGGTCGGCGCCACCACGCGCGCGGGCCTGCTGCCGCCCCCGCTGCGCGACCGCTTCGGCTTCACCGCGCACATGGAGTTCTACGAGCCCGCCGAGCTGGAGCGCGTCATCCACCGCTCCGCGCACCTCCTCGACGTCGAGATCGGGGCCGACGGCGCCGCCGAGATCGCCGGCCGCTCCCGCGGCACACCCCGTATCGCCAACCGCCTGCTGCGCCGCGTCCGCGACTACGCGCAGGTCAAGGCCGACGGGATCATCACCCGCGACATCGCGTCGGCGGCACTGAAGGTGTACGAAGTCGACGCCCGCGGGCTCGACCGGCTCGACCGGGGCGTCCTCGAAGCCCTGCTCAAGCTCTTCGGCGGCGGTCCGGTCGGACTGTCGACGCTCGCCGTCGCGGTGGGGGAGGAGCGGGAGACCGTGGAAGAGGTCGCCGAGCCGTTCCTCGTACGGGAGGGGCTGCTGGCCCGCACCCCGCGCGGCCGGGTGGCCACGCCCGCCGCATGGGCACATCTCGGCCTCACCCCGCCCCGCTCGTCCGGTGCCGGAAACGGACAACAGGACCTGTTCGGGACGTGAGGGAGGCCCGACGGCGAGGGCATTGACCGGACCAGGAACCCCGGTGCCATGCTGAGCGTTGTTCCTTGCGCGCGGACTCGCTTAGACTCCGCCGATGCCGCCTTTGTCGGCGGCACACATACCCCCAACCATCAGGCCGCTCACCATCGCGGTCGCGTGAAGGAAGTACCGACCCGTGAGTCTCGTGACCCTCCTCCCGTTCATCGTGCTCATCGGGGCCATGTTCCTGATGACCCGCTCGGCCAAGAAGAAGCAGCAGCAGGCCGCGAACATGCGGAACGAAATGCAGCCCGGCAGCGGCGTCCGCACGATCGGGGGCATGTACGCCACGGTCAAAGAGGTCAACGAGGACACGGTCCTCCTCGACGCAGGCCCGGGTGTCGACCTCCTCTTCGCCAAGAACGCGATCGGTGCCGTCCTGACCGACGACGAGTACAACCGCATCGTCCACGGCGTCGAGCACGACCTGAAGAGCGACGTCGTCCCGGACGACGCCTCCTCCCTCACCGAGCCGGAGTCCGGCGCGACCGCCGCCGACTCCGACGACACGCCGGTCGACCTGGGCAAGAAGGACGCTGACGAGGAGCCGGCCGACGAGCCCGCGGCCGCCGAGGCGAAGGCTGACGACGAGCCGAAGAAGACCGACGGCGACTCCGACGCGAAGTAGTCATGCACCCGGGTGCGCGGGCCGCTCCCGCGCGCCCCGGAACATGCGAAGCTCGACGGGGATCCCGACACCATGTCATGGCCGCCCGCCCGCCGCACGGGCGCGAGGCGGCCCGAGAGGGAGTACGAGAAGGTGGCAGCACCTAAGAAGGGCCGGAGCGCGAGCGCCCAGAGCAAGCCAGGGCGCTCGCTGGTCCTGATCCTGATCGCCATCGTGGCGCTCACCGGGGGAATGTTCGCCTCCGGACACACCACTCCGCGTCTCGGCATCGACCTGGCCGGCGGTACGAGCATCACGCTCCGCGCGGAGCCCGAGGACGGCGACCAGTCCGCGATCAACAAGAAGAACATGGACACCGCGGTCGACATCATGAACCGCCGTGTCAACGGTCTCGGTGTCTCCGAGGCAGAGGTCCAGACCCAGGGCGATCGCAACATCATCGTCAACATCCCCAAGGGCACGAACTCCGAGGAGGCCCGGAAGCAGGTCGGCACCACCGCCAAGCTCTACTTCCGTCCCGTCCTCACCACCGAGG contains:
- the pdxT gene encoding pyridoxal 5'-phosphate synthase glutaminase subunit PdxT; translation: MTAPVVGVLALQGDVREHLVALAAAGAVARPVRRPEELAGIDGLVLPGGESTTISKLAVLFGVMDPLRARVRDGMPVYGTCAGMIMLADKILDPRSGQETIGGIDMIVRRNAFGRQNESFEAAVEVRGIAGDPVEGVFIRAPWVESVGAAAEVLAEHDGHIVAVRQGNALATSFHPELTGDHRVHGLFVDMVRAYRTTESL
- a CDS encoding elongation factor G-like protein EF-G2 — its product is MGDKANAHPGAAGRATAADHPASVRNVVLVGHSGSGKTTLVEALALTAGAVNRAGRVEDGGTVSDYDEIEHRQQRSVQLSLVPVEWDGIKVNILDTPGYADFVGELRAGLRAADAALFVVSASDGVDGSTRMVWEECAAVGMPRAIVVTHLEAARADYEEMTRICAEAFGGDDPDAVLPLYLPLHGPQGPDGHAPVTGLIGLLSQKLFDYSTGERKESDPDPERLPLIEEARNRLIEGIISESEDETLMDRYLGGESIDVKTLIDDLERAVARGVFFPVLAAAPAADGARQGLGTVELLELVTRGFPTPLEREAPRVTTVDGKPRELKLCDPDGPLVAEVVKTASDPYVGRVSLVRVFSGTLRPDATVHVSGHGLADRGHEDHDVDERIGALSAPFGKQQRTLTHCIAGDLASVAKLSRAETGDTLSAKDDPLLMEPWQMPDPLLPLAIQAHSKADEDKLSQGLSRLVAEDPTMRLEQNQDTHQVVLWCLGEAHADVALERLRSRYGVQVDVIGHKVSLRETFADKSAGRGRHVKQSGGHGQYAICEIEVEPLPGGSGIEFVDKVVGGAVPRQFIPSVEKGVRAQAARGVAAGHPLVDIRVTLLDGKAHSVDSSDAAFQTAGALALREAAADTKIHLLEPVAEVTVLVGDDYVGAVMSDLSGRRGRVLGTEQTTGARTLVRAEVPEIEIGRYAVDLRSLSHGTARFNRSYARHEPMPPQISERIREQERAAS
- the ruvC gene encoding crossover junction endodeoxyribonuclease RuvC, producing MRVLGVDPGLTRCGVGVVEGVAGRPLTMLGVGVVRTPADADLGHRLVAIEQGIEQWLDEHRPEFVAVERVFSQHNVRTVMGTAQASAVAMLCAARRGIPVALHTPSEVKAAVTGSGRADKAQVGAMVTRLLRLDAPPKPADAADALALAICHIWRAPAQNRLQQAVALHAAKTTASKGRPA
- the pdxS gene encoding pyridoxal 5'-phosphate synthase lyase subunit PdxS: MSSTLPHSAQTPETGTARVKRGMAEQLKGGVIMDVVTPDQAKIAEDAGAVAVMALERVPADIRKDGGVARMSDPDMIEGIIEAVSIPVMAKSRIGHFVEAQVLQSLGVDYIDESEVLTPADEVNHSDKWAFTTPFVCGATNLGEALRRIAEGAAMIRSKGEAGTGNVVEAVRHLRQIKNEIARLRGYDNNELYAAAKELRAPYELVKEVSELGKLPVVLFSAGGVATPADAALMRQLGAEGVFVGSGIFKSGDPAKRAAAIVKATTFYDDPKIIADASRNLGEAMVGINCDTLPEAERYANRGW
- a CDS encoding YebC/PmpR family DNA-binding transcriptional regulator, with product MSGHSKWATTKHKKAVIDAKRGKLFAKLIKNIEVAARTGGADPDGNPTLYDAIQKAKKSSVPNKNIDSAVKRGAGLEAGGADYETIMYEGYGPNGVAVLIECLTDNRNRAASDVRVAMTRNGGSMADPGSVSYLFNRKGVVIVPKGELTEDDVLGAVLDAGAEEVNDLGENFEVISEATDLVAVRTALQDAGIDYESADANFVPTMQVELDEEGAKKIFKLIDALEDSDDVQNVFANFDVSDEIMEKVDA
- a CDS encoding phosphatidylinositol mannoside acyltransferase, with the protein product MSAQDRLTDALYGIGWSTVKKLPEPVAVRLGNAIADAAWKRRGKGVLRLESNYARVVPGASPERLAELSRAGMRSYLRYWMESFRLPAWSAERIRNGFEVKDIHHLTDGLAAGRGVVLALPHLGNWDLAGAWVTTQLKTPFTTVAERLKPETLYDRFVAYREGLGMEVLPHTGGTAFGTLARRLRDGGLVCLVADRDLSASGVEVEFFGDTARMPAGPALLAQQTGALLLPVTLWYDGSPVMRGRVHPPIEVPEAGTKSEKTSVMTQALADAFAGGIADHPEDWHMLQRLWLADLEPRPSDGERP
- a CDS encoding glycosyltransferase family 4 protein codes for the protein MRIGIVCPYSWDVPGGVQFHIRDLAEYFIRLGHEVSVLAPADDDTPLPPYVVSAGRAVPVPYNGSVARLNFGFLSAARVRRWLHDGAFDVVHIHEPSSPSLGLLTCWAAQGPIVATFHTSNPRSRAMLAAYAILQAALEKISARIAVSEYARRTLVEHLGGDAVVIPNGVDVDFFAKAEPKPEWQGDTIGFIGRIDEPRKGLPVLIKALPKILAARPQTRLLVAGRGDEEEAVEKLPKEMRSRVEFLGMVSDEDKARLLRSVDLYVAPNTGGESFGIILVEAMSAGAPVLASDLDAFAQVLDQGAAGELFANEDANALAERAVRLLEDPERRAELRARGSAHVRRFDWSTVGADILSVYETVTDGTTAVAAADERSPGLRARLGLARD
- the pgsA gene encoding phosphatidylinositol phosphate synthase, which encodes MLNKYARAFFTRVLTPFAAFLIRRGVSPDTVTLLGTAGVVAGALVFYPMGEFFWGTVVITLFVFSDLVDGNMARQLGRSSRWGAFLDSTLDRVADGAIFGGFILWYAGGGDDLVLCAVSIFCLASGQVVSYTKARGESIGLPVAVNGLVERAERLVISLVAAGLAGLHDFGVPGIQYLLPVALWVVAVGSLVTLIQRVVTVRRESAEADEAAARENASQGSEAAK